The following proteins are encoded in a genomic region of Saccharopolyspora antimicrobica:
- the qcrA gene encoding cytochrome bc1 complex Rieske iron-sulfur subunit, whose protein sequence is MSEQNKEYTEAELAEMSRDEKMRLGLALDDVELVEYQEQWPVKGTRAERRAERNVAGWFVLSGLSALAFIAVFVFWPWDYVPPSDERGYFIYSLYNPLVGFFFGLSILAVGIGVVQYQKKFIPHEVAVQQRHDGHASEEVDRQTAAAILADAGEKSGIARRSMIKRTAGFGVGAFGLGAGVVAIGGFVRNPWATTGPESLQHTGWLSETGEKTYLRRDTGNKHEVSLVRPEDIDAGGFETVYPFRESMRGTEELETSLRKGDAPVMLIRLRPGSKPVKRKGQEDFNYGDYYAYSKICTHVGCPTSLFEQQTGRLLCPCHQSQFDVVNTYAKPVFGPATRALPQLPVTVDEDGYFVAKGDFIEPVGPAYWERNA, encoded by the coding sequence ATGAGTGAGCAGAACAAGGAATACACAGAGGCCGAACTGGCCGAGATGAGCCGCGACGAGAAGATGCGGCTCGGCCTGGCCCTCGACGACGTCGAGCTCGTCGAGTACCAGGAGCAGTGGCCCGTCAAGGGCACCCGCGCGGAGCGCCGCGCGGAGCGCAACGTCGCGGGCTGGTTCGTGCTCTCCGGGCTGTCGGCGCTGGCGTTCATCGCGGTCTTCGTCTTCTGGCCGTGGGACTACGTCCCGCCGTCGGACGAGCGCGGCTACTTCATCTACTCGCTGTACAACCCGCTGGTCGGGTTCTTCTTCGGGCTGTCGATCCTGGCCGTGGGCATCGGCGTGGTGCAGTACCAGAAGAAGTTCATCCCGCACGAGGTCGCGGTCCAGCAGCGCCACGACGGGCACGCCTCGGAAGAGGTCGACCGCCAGACGGCCGCGGCCATCCTGGCCGACGCCGGCGAGAAGAGCGGCATCGCCCGCCGGTCGATGATCAAGCGCACCGCCGGTTTCGGCGTCGGCGCGTTCGGTCTCGGCGCCGGCGTGGTCGCGATCGGCGGCTTCGTCCGCAACCCGTGGGCGACCACCGGGCCGGAGTCGCTGCAGCACACCGGCTGGCTGTCGGAGACCGGCGAGAAGACCTACCTGCGCCGCGACACCGGCAACAAGCACGAGGTCTCGCTCGTGCGCCCGGAGGACATCGACGCGGGCGGCTTCGAGACGGTCTACCCGTTCCGGGAGTCCATGCGCGGCACCGAGGAGCTGGAGACCTCGCTGCGCAAGGGCGACGCACCGGTCATGCTGATCCGGCTCCGCCCGGGCAGCAAGCCGGTCAAGCGCAAGGGGCAGGAAGACTTCAACTACGGCGACTACTACGCCTACTCGAAGATCTGCACCCACGTCGGCTGCCCGACCTCGCTGTTCGAGCAGCAGACCGGGCGCCTGCTCTGCCCGTGCCACCAGTCGCAGTTCGACGTGGTCAACACCTACGCGAAGCCGGTCTTCGGTCCGGCGACGCGGGCGCTGCCGCAGCTGCCGGTGACGGTGGACGAGGACGGCTACTTCGTGGCCAAGGGCGACTTCATCGAACCGGTGGGTCCGGCTTACTGGGAGCGTAACGCATGA